The following coding sequences are from one Musa acuminata AAA Group cultivar baxijiao chromosome BXJ2-4, Cavendish_Baxijiao_AAA, whole genome shotgun sequence window:
- the LOC135609987 gene encoding uncharacterized protein LOC135609987 isoform X2: MPRYMQQTDKEYVKIAMLKQEEIFRYQQQLMGDMKIAEMKRQKGRTRADTELLDAEDETGPRRTLDLELPAGVVLDADEESDLELTLATGSGGARRKKKDASLTSDSASSFSSSSNEYGNMHMKRNRNEWVLHQLADESTRFGRDGKSRFDMEEQMRKDGLKQPHWLFPCSKRDMLVSFGL; this comes from the exons ATGCCGAGATACATGCAACAGACCGACAAGGAGTACGTGAAGATTGCGATGTTGAAGCAGGAAGAAATCTTTAGATATCAG CAGCAGTTGATGGGAGACATGAAGATTGCCGAAATGAAAAGGCAAAAAGGGCGCACACGAGCAGATACCGAGCTACTTGATGCAGAGGATGAGACAGGGCCTCGTCGGACGCTTGACCTGGAACTCCCGGCAGGGGTCGTGCTCGACGCCGACGAAGAGAGCGACTTGGAGCTGACTCTCGCCACCGGAAGCGGCGgagctcgacggaagaagaaggACGCATCATTGACTTCGGATTCAGCGTCCAGCTTTTCCTCATCCTCGAACGAGTACGGGAACATGCACATGAAACGAAACCGCAACGAGTGGGTGCTGCATCAGCTGGCGGATGAATCCACAAGGTTCGGTCGTGATGGAAAGAGTAGGTTCGACATGGAGGAACAGATGAGGAAGGATGGACTGAAGCAGCCTCATTGGCTCTTTCCCTGTTCCAAACGTGACATGCTGGTGTCTTTTGGATTGTAA
- the LOC135609987 gene encoding uncharacterized protein LOC135609987 isoform X1: MPRYMQQTDKEYVKIAMLKQEEIFRYQVHELHRLYRIQQQLMGDMKIAEMKRQKGRTRADTELLDAEDETGPRRTLDLELPAGVVLDADEESDLELTLATGSGGARRKKKDASLTSDSASSFSSSSNEYGNMHMKRNRNEWVLHQLADESTRFGRDGKSRFDMEEQMRKDGLKQPHWLFPCSKRDMLVSFGL; this comes from the exons ATGCCGAGATACATGCAACAGACCGACAAGGAGTACGTGAAGATTGCGATGTTGAAGCAGGAAGAAATCTTTAGATATCAG GTCCATGAACTCCATCGTCTGTACCGAATTCAGCAGCAGTTGATGGGAGACATGAAGATTGCCGAAATGAAAAGGCAAAAAGGGCGCACACGAGCAGATACCGAGCTACTTGATGCAGAGGATGAGACAGGGCCTCGTCGGACGCTTGACCTGGAACTCCCGGCAGGGGTCGTGCTCGACGCCGACGAAGAGAGCGACTTGGAGCTGACTCTCGCCACCGGAAGCGGCGgagctcgacggaagaagaaggACGCATCATTGACTTCGGATTCAGCGTCCAGCTTTTCCTCATCCTCGAACGAGTACGGGAACATGCACATGAAACGAAACCGCAACGAGTGGGTGCTGCATCAGCTGGCGGATGAATCCACAAGGTTCGGTCGTGATGGAAAGAGTAGGTTCGACATGGAGGAACAGATGAGGAAGGATGGACTGAAGCAGCCTCATTGGCTCTTTCCCTGTTCCAAACGTGACATGCTGGTGTCTTTTGGATTGTAA
- the LOC135609986 gene encoding protein SYM1-like has protein sequence MAYIYHSPASRSLLSNGTEHSGRPQLAVMNGVFLRSGGRGAHGLLLGHLRSPRVCVELSKLSSTRSRAYVRSHILFSKFKESSSGFSHASPSLYSLSLSTATGAASFSWIRNGFISWYIGMIEARPILTKSLTAGVVFTAADISSQIITLASSGGLDFIRTLRMAGYGLLVSGPSLHFWFNFVSRILPKRDVFTTFKKMVLGQVTYGPIITGVFFSMNAGLQGETGAEISARLKRDLIPTLLSGIMYWPICDFITFKFVPVRLQPLVSNSFSFLWTIYITYMASLEKAVVEKTATD, from the exons ATGGCGTATATTTATCACTCGCCTGCTTCCCGTTCCCTACTTTCAAACGGGACCGAACACAGCGGCCGCCCCCAACTCGCAGTTATGAACGGAGTCTTCCTAAGAAGTGGCGGCCGAGGAGCCCACGGCCTCCTCCTCGGCCACCTTAGATCTCCCCGCGTCTGCGTCGAGCTCTCCAAGCTTTCATCAACGCGGTCCAGAGCCTACGTCCGCTCCCACATCCTCTTCTCCAAGTTCAAGGAGTCCTCATCCGGGTTCTCACACGCCTCGCCTTCCCTATACTCCCTTTCCTTGTCAACTGCAACTGGCGCGGCATCATTTTCTTGGATCCGGAATGGGTTCATAAGTTGGTATATCGGCATGATCGAAGCCCGCCCTATCCTCACCAAGAGCCTCACCGCGGGGGTTGTCTTCACCGCCGCGGACATCTCCTCCCAG ATTATTACACTTGCATCCTCCGGGGGTCTTGATTTCATAAGAACTCTGCGAATGGCGGGTTATGGGTTGCTTGTTTCAGGACCCTCTTTGCATTTCTGGTTCAATTTTGTTTCCAGAATTCTACCAAAACGAGATGTTTTTACGACTTTTAAAAAGATGGTTCTTGGGCAAGTTACATATGGGCCTATAATAACTGGTGTTTTTTTCTCAATGAATGCCGGATTACAAG GTGAAACTGGTGCTGAAATCTCTGCCAGGTTAAAAAGAGATTTGATTCCTACTCTATTAAGTGGAATTATGTACTGGCCTATATGCgacttcattacatttaaattTGTCCCTGTCCGTCTTCAG CCCTTGGTCAGCAATTCATTCTCATTTCTCTGGACCATCTATATCACATACATGGCAAGCTTGGAGAAGGCAGTTGTGGAAAAGACGGCGACGGACTAA
- the LOC135609987 gene encoding uncharacterized protein LOC135609987 isoform X3, which translates to MPRYMQQTDKEYVKIAMLKQEEIFRYQQLMGDMKIAEMKRQKGRTRADTELLDAEDETGPRRTLDLELPAGVVLDADEESDLELTLATGSGGARRKKKDASLTSDSASSFSSSSNEYGNMHMKRNRNEWVLHQLADESTRFGRDGKSRFDMEEQMRKDGLKQPHWLFPCSKRDMLVSFGL; encoded by the exons ATGCCGAGATACATGCAACAGACCGACAAGGAGTACGTGAAGATTGCGATGTTGAAGCAGGAAGAAATCTTTAGATATCAG CAGTTGATGGGAGACATGAAGATTGCCGAAATGAAAAGGCAAAAAGGGCGCACACGAGCAGATACCGAGCTACTTGATGCAGAGGATGAGACAGGGCCTCGTCGGACGCTTGACCTGGAACTCCCGGCAGGGGTCGTGCTCGACGCCGACGAAGAGAGCGACTTGGAGCTGACTCTCGCCACCGGAAGCGGCGgagctcgacggaagaagaaggACGCATCATTGACTTCGGATTCAGCGTCCAGCTTTTCCTCATCCTCGAACGAGTACGGGAACATGCACATGAAACGAAACCGCAACGAGTGGGTGCTGCATCAGCTGGCGGATGAATCCACAAGGTTCGGTCGTGATGGAAAGAGTAGGTTCGACATGGAGGAACAGATGAGGAAGGATGGACTGAAGCAGCCTCATTGGCTCTTTCCCTGTTCCAAACGTGACATGCTGGTGTCTTTTGGATTGTAA